The Synechococcales cyanobacterium T60_A2020_003 genome segment GCTAATACGTCAAGGTGTAAATTCGAGTAGACAAAACGCCAAACCGGATTTACGCCTCTGCCTCGGTGAACTCCATATTTTCGTAAAGGTCAGAAATTTGAACGTGGCAATCCAGCGTATTGAATGAAAGCGTAACGCTCGGATCGTCGTACTCCGAAAATAGCCATTGATTCACCCCGGTTTTAACGTGGTGTTCAACGTGGATTTTGTACTGATCAATCAGCAGATATTCCTGAAAATTCGAAATCGTGCGGTAGGCGACGAACTTCTCGCCACGGTCATAATTTTGAGTGGATTTCGATAAAACTTCTGCGATAAAGCAGGGATTCACGACGGTATCCTTGCGCCCAGATTGCAGTTCGATCGGTTTGGGCA includes the following:
- a CDS encoding Uma2 family endonuclease; its protein translation is MIAQLETKYYTTEEYLELEVASDIRNEYRDGEIIPLTGGTPEHNRISGNLYIALSLGLKRKPYEVFHVDQRLWIPNAAVYTYPDVMVLPKPIELQSGRKDTVVNPCFIAEVLSKSTQNYDRGEKFVAYRTISNFQEYLLIDQYKIHVEHHVKTGVNQWLFSEYDDPSVTLSFNTLDCHVQISDLYENMEFTEAEA